Genomic window (Desulforapulum autotrophicum HRM2):
CCACCAGGACCACTGCGGCAAGGGCAACAAAGGTCAGGGCACTCTGGCTGAAGAGCACCTCTCCCAGGAAAGGAATATCCCTGAGCAAGGGGATATCCAGGGAGTGAAAGGGTATGATTTTAGGCGGCGTTGTTGCCTTGGGCAGCAGCATTCTGAATACAAAGGCACTCAGGCTTGAGCCGAGCATGGTGATGCCAAGCCCTGTCACATGCTGGGAAAGTCCCAGGTAAACCGTAAAAAGAGAGTGAACAAGGCCGAATATAACGCCGATAACTGCGGCAAAAACAACCCCTCCCCAGAGGGATCCCCCCTGGTAGACCCACATCCAGCCGCCCATGCAGCCTGCAGCCATGATGCCCTCAATACCGAGGTTTAAAACCCCTGCCCGTTCACAGACAAGTTCACCCAGGGTGCCAAAAACAAGCGGAGTAGCCATGCGGATGGTGGCCATCCAGAACCCTGTTTCAACAAGAAAACCAATGATATCCATACGGCCTACCCCCTTCGTATCCTGTAGGTTGTCAAAAAAAGGGCAACAAGCACGGACAAAAGCGACACGGCAGTGGTTACATCAGCAATATAGTTTGAAATGTTGATGGCCCGGCTCATGGAATCAGCACCGATATAAATCATTGCAACAAAGAGGGCGCCTGCAATCACCCCCAAAGGATTCAGCGCACCGAGCATGGCAACCACAATGCCCGTATAGCCGAACCCCGGAGAAAGATCCGTGGTCAAATACCCCTTGACCCCGCAGAGTTCACTGACCCCTGCC
Coding sequences:
- a CDS encoding ABC transporter permease; this translates as MDIIGFLVETGFWMATIRMATPLVFGTLGELVCERAGVLNLGIEGIMAAGCMGGWMWVYQGGSLWGGVVFAAVIGVIFGLVHSLFTVYLGLSQHVTGLGITMLGSSLSAFVFRMLLPKATTPPKIIPFHSLDIPLLRDIPFLGEVLFSQSALTFVALAAVVLVAFVLFKTPLGLALRMVGENPLAVEAQGLDVFLLRTLAVCAGSAMMAVGGAFLTLSAFDAYYIGMVNGRGWICIALVVFSSWKPYKALAGCLLFAAFDAVQMRVQQQAGMAIPYQFYLMLPYVCSIVALIIMSRKAAYPKALLIPFRKGER